In Grus americana isolate bGruAme1 chromosome 26, bGruAme1.mat, whole genome shotgun sequence, a single window of DNA contains:
- the ZMIZ2 gene encoding zinc finger MIZ domain-containing protein 2 isoform X3 — protein MNSMNPMKPSLPPTPHGDGSFAYEAVPWQPSTNQPAGSLSVVTTVWGVSNTSQSQPFAEGASGKGYVQPSVYGRGTYPGGPGFAASYAGSPGGPGGMGLPSHAGRPPADFTQAAAAAAVAAAAATATATATATVAALQEKQSQELSQYGAMGAGQPFSGQFLPHAGPRGPAGMSSAGIAGVLAPSGVSPVSMSPARAPGAGPLYGGQRMPQHTYPAPPPSQQLPRQGLKRAYSNEGYPAQQYLQGGQYAAASAQYTPSAPQPSAPSPSYPGHRLQQGMGQYLSASGNAGPYYKPADQFNGQSASFGTYSQAAVNGPGRSLPGYPSSPLAGNPTPPMTPGSGIPPYASPGQDVKSPFLPDMKPSVTSLHPSPSGPAPGEELRLTFPVRDGVVLEPFRLQHNLAVSNHVFQLRDSVYKTLMMRPDLELQFKCYHHEDRQMNTNWPASVQVSVNATPLTIERGDNKTSHKPLYLKHVCQPGRNTIQITVTACCCSHLFVLQLVHRPSVRSVLQGLIKKRLLPAEHCITKIKRNFSSGTIPGTPGPNGEDGVEQTAIKVSLKCPITFRRIQLPARGHDCRHIQCFDLESYLQLNCERGTWRCPVCNKTALLEGLEVDQYMLGILIYIQNSEHEEITIDPTCSWKPVPVKPDVHVKEEPEGPALKRCRTLSPTHMVLPNIMEMIAALGPGSTPFPALPPPPAGAAADYGAPGSSFPGPGGFPEPFPPSGAPGTPTLSDFAPGPPPISYQSDIPSGLLAPEKPPAPPLPTQLPPPGRMEPSHPPVQLGLHNTPPGSQPAQPLHHRSTPARPPLGPPGPAHAADLTFPPAPGMTGTGDGSEPALDLLPELTNPDELLSYLGPPDLPSSSNDDLLSLFENN, from the exons ATGAACTCCATGAACCCCATGAAACCCTCCCTGCCGCCCACACCCCACGG tgatGGTTCATTTGCATACGAGGCTGTTCCTTGGCAACCGAGCACCAATCAGCCGGCGGGATCCCTCTCCGTGGTAACCACCGTCTGGGGTGTCAGCAACACCTCCCAGAGCCAG CCCTTTGCTGAGGGGGCGTCTGGGAAGGGTTACGTGCAGCCGAGCGTCTATGGCCGTGGCACCTACCCCGGCGGGCCGGGCTTCGCTGCCAG CTATGCCGGCAgccccggcggccccggcgggatggggctCCCCTCACACGCTGGCCGGCCCCCCGCCGACTTCACCCAGgcggctgccgccgccgctgtGGCTGCCGCTGCTGCCACAGCCACGGCCACGGCTACAGCGACGGTGGCGGCgctgcaggagaagcagagCCAAGAGCTGAGCCAGTATGGCGCG atgggagcagggcagccctTCAGCGGCCAGTTCCTGCCCCATGCCGGACCCCGCGGCCCTGCCGGCATGAGCTCGGCTGGTATTGCGGGTGTCTTGGCTCCCTCCGGCGTCTCCCCCGTGAGCATGAGCCCCGCACGGGCACCTGGCGCCGGCCCCCTGTACGGTGGGCAGCGGATGCCCCAGCACACCTAcccggccccccccccgagccagCAGCTTCCTCGTCAGGGCCTCAAGCGGGCGTACTCCAACGAG GGATACCCAGCGCAGCAGTACCTCCAGGGCGGGCAGTACGCTGCGGCCAGTGCCCAGTACACCCCCAGCGCCCCCCAGCCCTCCGCTCCGTCCCCCTCCTACCCTGGCCACAGGCTGCAACAAGGCATGGGCCAGTATCTCTCCGCCTCGGGCAACGCTGGACCCTATTACAAG ccGGCTGACCAGTTCAACGGACAGAGCGCCAGCTTCGGCACCTACAGCCAGGCAGCCGTCAATGGG ccaggcCGGTCGCTGCCGGGGTATCCCAGCTCGCCGCTAGCCGGGAACCCCACGCCGCCCATGACGCCGGGCAGTGGCATCCCCCCCTATGCGTCCCCGGGTCAGGACGTCAAGTCGCCCTTCCTGCCAGACATGAAGCCCAGCGTCACCTCCCTGCACCCATCGCCCTCGG GGCCGGCCCCCGGGGAGGAGCTGCGGCTGACCTTCCCGGTGCGGGACGGCGTGGTGCTGGAGCCCTTCCGCCTGCAGCACAACCTGGCCGTCAGCAACCACGTCTTCCAGCTGCGCGACTCCGTCTACAAGACTCTCATGATGAG GCCTGACCTGGAGCTGCAGTTCAAGTGCTACCACCACGAGGACCGGCAGATGAACACCAACTGGCCAGCCTCTGTGCAGGTGAGCGTCAATGCCACGCCGCTCACCATCGAGCGTGGTGACAACAAGACTTCCCACAAGCCGCTCTACCTGAAGCACgtctgccagcctggcaggaACACCATCCAGATCACCGTCACCGCCTGCTGCTGC TCCCACCTCTTCGTCCTGCAGCTGGTGCACCGGCCCTCAGTGCGCTCAGTGCTGCAGGGTCTCATCAAGAAGCGCCTGCTCCCTGCTGAGCACTGCATCACCAAAA TCAAGCGCAACTTCAGCAGCGGGACCATCCCAGGGACCCCGGGGCCCAACGGCGAGGATGGTGTGGAGCAGACGGCCATCAAGGTGTCCCTCAAGTGCCCCATCACCTTCCGGAGGATTCAGCTCCCAGCCAGGGGCCATGACTGCCGGCACATACAG TGCTTCGACCTGGAGTCCTACCTGCAGCTCAACTGCGAGAGGGGGACGTGGCGGTGTCCTGTCTGCAA TAAGACGGCCctgctggaggggctggaggTGGACCAGTACATGCTGGGCATCCTGATCTACATCCAGAA CTCGGAGCACGAGGAGATCACCATCGACCCGACCTGCAGCTGGAAACCTGTCCCAGTCAAACCCGACGTCCACGTCAAGGAGGAGCCGGAGGGGCCGGCACTGAAGCGGTGCCGGACCCTCAGCCCCACGCACATGGTGCTGCCTAACATCATGGAGATGATCGCGGCCCTGGGGCCTGGCTCCACACCCTTCCCAGCACTGCCGCCACCACCGGCGGGTGCTGCTGCCGACTATGGTGCCCCGG GTTCCAGCTTTCCAGGACCCGGGGGCTTCCCAGAACCGTTCCCCCCCTCCGGTGCTCCCGGCACTCCGACACTGAGTGACTTCGCACCAGGACCGCCCCCCATCTCCTACCAGTCCGACATCCCCAGTGGTCTCCTGGCCCCTGAGAAGCCCCCCgcaccccctctccccacacag CTGCCCCCGCCAGGGCGGATGGAGCCGTCCCACCCCCCAGTACAACTGGGGCTGCACAACACCCCCCCGGgcagccagccagcacagccGCTGCACCACCGGAGCACGCCAGCACGGccccccctgggaccccctggCCCAGCGCACGCTGCTGACCTCACCTTCCCCCCTGCGCCCGGCATGACCGGGACGGGTGACGGGTCAGAGCCTGCCCTCGAT ctcctgcctgagCTGACGAACCCCGATGAGCTGCTCTCCTACCTGGGTCCCCCTgacctccccagcagcagcaacgacgacctcctctccctctttgaGAACAACTGA
- the ZMIZ2 gene encoding zinc finger MIZ domain-containing protein 2 isoform X2, producing MNSMNPMKPSLPPTPHGDGSFAYEAVPWQPSTNQPAGSLSVVTTVWGVSNTSQSQQPFAEGASGKGYVQPSVYGRGTYPGGPGFAASYAGSPGGPGGMGLPSHAGRPPADFTQAAAAAAVAAAAATATATATATVAALQEKQSQELSQYGAMGAGQPFSGQFLPHAGPRGPAGMSSAGIAGVLAPSGVSPVSMSPARAPGAGPLYGGQRMPQHTYPAPPPSQQLPRQGLKRAYSNEGYPAQQYLQGGQYAAASAQYTPSAPQPSAPSPSYPGHRLQQGMGQYLSASGNAGPYYKPADQFNGQSASFGTYSQAAVNGPGRSLPGYPSSPLAGNPTPPMTPGSGIPPYASPGQDVKSPFLPDMKPSVTSLHPSPSGPAPGEELRLTFPVRDGVVLEPFRLQHNLAVSNHVFQLRDSVYKTLMMRPDLELQFKCYHHEDRQMNTNWPASVQVSVNATPLTIERGDNKTSHKPLYLKHVCQPGRNTIQITVTACCCSHLFVLQLVHRPSVRSVLQGLIKKRLLPAEHCITKIKRNFSSGTIPGTPGPNGEDGVEQTAIKVSLKCPITFRRIQLPARGHDCRHIQCFDLESYLQLNCERGTWRCPVCNKTALLEGLEVDQYMLGILIYIQNSEHEEITIDPTCSWKPVPVKPDVHVKEEPEGPALKRCRTLSPTHMVLPNIMEMIAALGPGSTPFPALPPPPAGAAADYGAPGSSFPGPGGFPEPFPPSGAPGTPTLSDFAPGPPPISYQSDIPSGLLAPEKPPAPPLPTQLPPPGRMEPSHPPVQLGLHNTPPGSQPAQPLHHRSTPARPPLGPPGPAHAADLTFPPAPGMTGTGDGSEPALDLLPELTNPDELLSYLGPPDLPSSSNDDLLSLFENN from the exons ATGAACTCCATGAACCCCATGAAACCCTCCCTGCCGCCCACACCCCACGG tgatGGTTCATTTGCATACGAGGCTGTTCCTTGGCAACCGAGCACCAATCAGCCGGCGGGATCCCTCTCCGTGGTAACCACCGTCTGGGGTGTCAGCAACACCTCCCAGAGCCAG CAGCCCTTTGCTGAGGGGGCGTCTGGGAAGGGTTACGTGCAGCCGAGCGTCTATGGCCGTGGCACCTACCCCGGCGGGCCGGGCTTCGCTGCCAG CTATGCCGGCAgccccggcggccccggcgggatggggctCCCCTCACACGCTGGCCGGCCCCCCGCCGACTTCACCCAGgcggctgccgccgccgctgtGGCTGCCGCTGCTGCCACAGCCACGGCCACGGCTACAGCGACGGTGGCGGCgctgcaggagaagcagagCCAAGAGCTGAGCCAGTATGGCGCG atgggagcagggcagccctTCAGCGGCCAGTTCCTGCCCCATGCCGGACCCCGCGGCCCTGCCGGCATGAGCTCGGCTGGTATTGCGGGTGTCTTGGCTCCCTCCGGCGTCTCCCCCGTGAGCATGAGCCCCGCACGGGCACCTGGCGCCGGCCCCCTGTACGGTGGGCAGCGGATGCCCCAGCACACCTAcccggccccccccccgagccagCAGCTTCCTCGTCAGGGCCTCAAGCGGGCGTACTCCAACGAG GGATACCCAGCGCAGCAGTACCTCCAGGGCGGGCAGTACGCTGCGGCCAGTGCCCAGTACACCCCCAGCGCCCCCCAGCCCTCCGCTCCGTCCCCCTCCTACCCTGGCCACAGGCTGCAACAAGGCATGGGCCAGTATCTCTCCGCCTCGGGCAACGCTGGACCCTATTACAAG ccGGCTGACCAGTTCAACGGACAGAGCGCCAGCTTCGGCACCTACAGCCAGGCAGCCGTCAATGGG ccaggcCGGTCGCTGCCGGGGTATCCCAGCTCGCCGCTAGCCGGGAACCCCACGCCGCCCATGACGCCGGGCAGTGGCATCCCCCCCTATGCGTCCCCGGGTCAGGACGTCAAGTCGCCCTTCCTGCCAGACATGAAGCCCAGCGTCACCTCCCTGCACCCATCGCCCTCGG GGCCGGCCCCCGGGGAGGAGCTGCGGCTGACCTTCCCGGTGCGGGACGGCGTGGTGCTGGAGCCCTTCCGCCTGCAGCACAACCTGGCCGTCAGCAACCACGTCTTCCAGCTGCGCGACTCCGTCTACAAGACTCTCATGATGAG GCCTGACCTGGAGCTGCAGTTCAAGTGCTACCACCACGAGGACCGGCAGATGAACACCAACTGGCCAGCCTCTGTGCAGGTGAGCGTCAATGCCACGCCGCTCACCATCGAGCGTGGTGACAACAAGACTTCCCACAAGCCGCTCTACCTGAAGCACgtctgccagcctggcaggaACACCATCCAGATCACCGTCACCGCCTGCTGCTGC TCCCACCTCTTCGTCCTGCAGCTGGTGCACCGGCCCTCAGTGCGCTCAGTGCTGCAGGGTCTCATCAAGAAGCGCCTGCTCCCTGCTGAGCACTGCATCACCAAAA TCAAGCGCAACTTCAGCAGCGGGACCATCCCAGGGACCCCGGGGCCCAACGGCGAGGATGGTGTGGAGCAGACGGCCATCAAGGTGTCCCTCAAGTGCCCCATCACCTTCCGGAGGATTCAGCTCCCAGCCAGGGGCCATGACTGCCGGCACATACAG TGCTTCGACCTGGAGTCCTACCTGCAGCTCAACTGCGAGAGGGGGACGTGGCGGTGTCCTGTCTGCAA TAAGACGGCCctgctggaggggctggaggTGGACCAGTACATGCTGGGCATCCTGATCTACATCCAGAA CTCGGAGCACGAGGAGATCACCATCGACCCGACCTGCAGCTGGAAACCTGTCCCAGTCAAACCCGACGTCCACGTCAAGGAGGAGCCGGAGGGGCCGGCACTGAAGCGGTGCCGGACCCTCAGCCCCACGCACATGGTGCTGCCTAACATCATGGAGATGATCGCGGCCCTGGGGCCTGGCTCCACACCCTTCCCAGCACTGCCGCCACCACCGGCGGGTGCTGCTGCCGACTATGGTGCCCCGG GTTCCAGCTTTCCAGGACCCGGGGGCTTCCCAGAACCGTTCCCCCCCTCCGGTGCTCCCGGCACTCCGACACTGAGTGACTTCGCACCAGGACCGCCCCCCATCTCCTACCAGTCCGACATCCCCAGTGGTCTCCTGGCCCCTGAGAAGCCCCCCgcaccccctctccccacacag CTGCCCCCGCCAGGGCGGATGGAGCCGTCCCACCCCCCAGTACAACTGGGGCTGCACAACACCCCCCCGGgcagccagccagcacagccGCTGCACCACCGGAGCACGCCAGCACGGccccccctgggaccccctggCCCAGCGCACGCTGCTGACCTCACCTTCCCCCCTGCGCCCGGCATGACCGGGACGGGTGACGGGTCAGAGCCTGCCCTCGAT ctcctgcctgagCTGACGAACCCCGATGAGCTGCTCTCCTACCTGGGTCCCCCTgacctccccagcagcagcaacgacgacctcctctccctctttgaGAACAACTGA
- the ZMIZ2 gene encoding zinc finger MIZ domain-containing protein 2 isoform X1, with product MNSMNPMKPSLPPTPHGDGSFAYEAVPWQPSTNQPAGSLSVVTTVWGVSNTSQSQVFGSPMGPGGSSSSTPLLPGMAGTGSGISSPPFLPQQPFAEGASGKGYVQPSVYGRGTYPGGPGFAASYAGSPGGPGGMGLPSHAGRPPADFTQAAAAAAVAAAAATATATATATVAALQEKQSQELSQYGAMGAGQPFSGQFLPHAGPRGPAGMSSAGIAGVLAPSGVSPVSMSPARAPGAGPLYGGQRMPQHTYPAPPPSQQLPRQGLKRAYSNEGYPAQQYLQGGQYAAASAQYTPSAPQPSAPSPSYPGHRLQQGMGQYLSASGNAGPYYKPADQFNGQSASFGTYSQAAVNGPGRSLPGYPSSPLAGNPTPPMTPGSGIPPYASPGQDVKSPFLPDMKPSVTSLHPSPSGPAPGEELRLTFPVRDGVVLEPFRLQHNLAVSNHVFQLRDSVYKTLMMRPDLELQFKCYHHEDRQMNTNWPASVQVSVNATPLTIERGDNKTSHKPLYLKHVCQPGRNTIQITVTACCCSHLFVLQLVHRPSVRSVLQGLIKKRLLPAEHCITKIKRNFSSGTIPGTPGPNGEDGVEQTAIKVSLKCPITFRRIQLPARGHDCRHIQCFDLESYLQLNCERGTWRCPVCNKTALLEGLEVDQYMLGILIYIQNSEHEEITIDPTCSWKPVPVKPDVHVKEEPEGPALKRCRTLSPTHMVLPNIMEMIAALGPGSTPFPALPPPPAGAAADYGAPGSSFPGPGGFPEPFPPSGAPGTPTLSDFAPGPPPISYQSDIPSGLLAPEKPPAPPLPTQLPPPGRMEPSHPPVQLGLHNTPPGSQPAQPLHHRSTPARPPLGPPGPAHAADLTFPPAPGMTGTGDGSEPALDLLPELTNPDELLSYLGPPDLPSSSNDDLLSLFENN from the exons ATGAACTCCATGAACCCCATGAAACCCTCCCTGCCGCCCACACCCCACGG tgatGGTTCATTTGCATACGAGGCTGTTCCTTGGCAACCGAGCACCAATCAGCCGGCGGGATCCCTCTCCGTGGTAACCACCGTCTGGGGTGTCAGCAACACCTCCCAGAGCCAG GTTTTTGGCAGCCCCATGGGCCCCGGGgggagcagctccagcaccccGCTGCTGCCTGGCATGGCCGGCACCGGCTCGGGCATAAGCTCGCCACCGTTCCTGCCACAGCAGCCCTTTGCTGAGGGGGCGTCTGGGAAGGGTTACGTGCAGCCGAGCGTCTATGGCCGTGGCACCTACCCCGGCGGGCCGGGCTTCGCTGCCAG CTATGCCGGCAgccccggcggccccggcgggatggggctCCCCTCACACGCTGGCCGGCCCCCCGCCGACTTCACCCAGgcggctgccgccgccgctgtGGCTGCCGCTGCTGCCACAGCCACGGCCACGGCTACAGCGACGGTGGCGGCgctgcaggagaagcagagCCAAGAGCTGAGCCAGTATGGCGCG atgggagcagggcagccctTCAGCGGCCAGTTCCTGCCCCATGCCGGACCCCGCGGCCCTGCCGGCATGAGCTCGGCTGGTATTGCGGGTGTCTTGGCTCCCTCCGGCGTCTCCCCCGTGAGCATGAGCCCCGCACGGGCACCTGGCGCCGGCCCCCTGTACGGTGGGCAGCGGATGCCCCAGCACACCTAcccggccccccccccgagccagCAGCTTCCTCGTCAGGGCCTCAAGCGGGCGTACTCCAACGAG GGATACCCAGCGCAGCAGTACCTCCAGGGCGGGCAGTACGCTGCGGCCAGTGCCCAGTACACCCCCAGCGCCCCCCAGCCCTCCGCTCCGTCCCCCTCCTACCCTGGCCACAGGCTGCAACAAGGCATGGGCCAGTATCTCTCCGCCTCGGGCAACGCTGGACCCTATTACAAG ccGGCTGACCAGTTCAACGGACAGAGCGCCAGCTTCGGCACCTACAGCCAGGCAGCCGTCAATGGG ccaggcCGGTCGCTGCCGGGGTATCCCAGCTCGCCGCTAGCCGGGAACCCCACGCCGCCCATGACGCCGGGCAGTGGCATCCCCCCCTATGCGTCCCCGGGTCAGGACGTCAAGTCGCCCTTCCTGCCAGACATGAAGCCCAGCGTCACCTCCCTGCACCCATCGCCCTCGG GGCCGGCCCCCGGGGAGGAGCTGCGGCTGACCTTCCCGGTGCGGGACGGCGTGGTGCTGGAGCCCTTCCGCCTGCAGCACAACCTGGCCGTCAGCAACCACGTCTTCCAGCTGCGCGACTCCGTCTACAAGACTCTCATGATGAG GCCTGACCTGGAGCTGCAGTTCAAGTGCTACCACCACGAGGACCGGCAGATGAACACCAACTGGCCAGCCTCTGTGCAGGTGAGCGTCAATGCCACGCCGCTCACCATCGAGCGTGGTGACAACAAGACTTCCCACAAGCCGCTCTACCTGAAGCACgtctgccagcctggcaggaACACCATCCAGATCACCGTCACCGCCTGCTGCTGC TCCCACCTCTTCGTCCTGCAGCTGGTGCACCGGCCCTCAGTGCGCTCAGTGCTGCAGGGTCTCATCAAGAAGCGCCTGCTCCCTGCTGAGCACTGCATCACCAAAA TCAAGCGCAACTTCAGCAGCGGGACCATCCCAGGGACCCCGGGGCCCAACGGCGAGGATGGTGTGGAGCAGACGGCCATCAAGGTGTCCCTCAAGTGCCCCATCACCTTCCGGAGGATTCAGCTCCCAGCCAGGGGCCATGACTGCCGGCACATACAG TGCTTCGACCTGGAGTCCTACCTGCAGCTCAACTGCGAGAGGGGGACGTGGCGGTGTCCTGTCTGCAA TAAGACGGCCctgctggaggggctggaggTGGACCAGTACATGCTGGGCATCCTGATCTACATCCAGAA CTCGGAGCACGAGGAGATCACCATCGACCCGACCTGCAGCTGGAAACCTGTCCCAGTCAAACCCGACGTCCACGTCAAGGAGGAGCCGGAGGGGCCGGCACTGAAGCGGTGCCGGACCCTCAGCCCCACGCACATGGTGCTGCCTAACATCATGGAGATGATCGCGGCCCTGGGGCCTGGCTCCACACCCTTCCCAGCACTGCCGCCACCACCGGCGGGTGCTGCTGCCGACTATGGTGCCCCGG GTTCCAGCTTTCCAGGACCCGGGGGCTTCCCAGAACCGTTCCCCCCCTCCGGTGCTCCCGGCACTCCGACACTGAGTGACTTCGCACCAGGACCGCCCCCCATCTCCTACCAGTCCGACATCCCCAGTGGTCTCCTGGCCCCTGAGAAGCCCCCCgcaccccctctccccacacag CTGCCCCCGCCAGGGCGGATGGAGCCGTCCCACCCCCCAGTACAACTGGGGCTGCACAACACCCCCCCGGgcagccagccagcacagccGCTGCACCACCGGAGCACGCCAGCACGGccccccctgggaccccctggCCCAGCGCACGCTGCTGACCTCACCTTCCCCCCTGCGCCCGGCATGACCGGGACGGGTGACGGGTCAGAGCCTGCCCTCGAT ctcctgcctgagCTGACGAACCCCGATGAGCTGCTCTCCTACCTGGGTCCCCCTgacctccccagcagcagcaacgacgacctcctctccctctttgaGAACAACTGA